One window of Pelobates fuscus isolate aPelFus1 chromosome 9, aPelFus1.pri, whole genome shotgun sequence genomic DNA carries:
- the ARHGAP35 gene encoding rho GTPase-activating protein 35 isoform X1: MMMARKQDVRVPTYSVGVVGLSGTEKEKGQCGIGKSCLCNRFVRPSADDFHLDHTSVLSTSDFGGRVVNNDHFLYWGEVVRCLEDSVECKVHVVEQTEFIDDQTFQPHRSTALQPYIKRAASTKLASAEKLMYFCTDQLGLEQDFEQKQMPEGKLLIDGFLLCVDVSRGMNRNFDDQLKFVSNLYTQLAKTKKPIVLVLTKCDEGVERYIRDAHGFALNKKNLQVVETSARSNVNVDLAFTALVQLIDKSRGKSKIIPYFEALKQQSQQIAAAKDKYEWLVSRVVKSHNDTWLSVNLRMQGSNEYQDYMYLEGTDKAKKLFNQHVQRLKQDHIERRRKVYLSSLPVALDSLVPDLDEIDHLNWAKVAKLLETKADFHKWFVVLDDTPWDLTSHIDKMEDNRIPYDLLDLQAAADVYSVHLEKLKTARKKSEMKRAFKENLGTSPFITPGKPWEEARSFIMSEEFYQWLEEPVYMDIYSRHQKEIIDKAKEEFHELLLEYSELFYELGLDAKPSKEKVHVIQDVLGEEQRFKALQKLQADRDALILKHIHFVYHPTKDTCPINPFCVDTKIEHLLNSRCTYPYDRVHKDPNVDRINLVILGKDGLARELANEIRALCTNDDKYVIDGKMYELSLRPIEGNVRLPVNSFQTPTFQPHGCLCLYNSKESLTYVVESIEKSRESSLGRRENHLLHLPLTLILVNRRGDTGGETAYSLIQQGHQTASKLQCIFLDAASTGLGYGRNVNEKQISQILRGLLESKRNLNLISTTPSIKDLADCDLRIVMCLMCGDHFNIEDVINALKPHTFRPPQCGLGGSVLLDLPIGSQKRRLELLISSYHASFNIRKTRLVHGYMVFYAAKRRASLAMLRAFLCEVQDIIPIQLVALTEGPETLLDNVARDQLKEAEEIAQDIDGKFLTLPCGQAQPKFDLFYPYFKDVMEKKVIIEASHMYDNTAEACSTTEEVFSSPRAGSPLCNSHLHDSEEDPDTPSQHNLFRDESSMGTHHREHSKLARELEESENLPYISVMSTLESKLNNKVPPPLKPKPPIPFEISKADLSYLEAGGRDGHRRSLTSITWPPSESFDPSDYAEPMDSVVKPRNQEENIYSVPHDSTQGKIITIRNTNKPQSNGSGNGSDSDIDTNSLERARKASIITKPVMYRTKCAKLGKFSSYRSSLSVGSDDELGPMRTKEQEIGTPGPKGDNTSNSFEGDGEDPRRRNILRSLRRTAKKTKTKVRPPISKTMWESNYFGIPLSSVVTPERPIPIFIEKCVEYIEATGEGMSTEGIYRVSGNKSEMDSLQRQFDQDHDLDLAEKDFTVNTVAGAMKSFFSELPDPLVPYNMQAELVEAYKINDQEQKLQAMKDLLKKFPKENHEIFKYVISHLNRVSQHHHINLMTSENLSICFWPTLMRPDFTTMDALTATRTYQTIIELFIHQCPFFFYQRPPMDLPTPSSPSTPPLSQPSPPQSPPLTPVSPSQTLLPTEQNIL, from the exons ATGATGATGGCACGGAAACAAGATGTGCGCGTGCCCACCTATAGTGTCGGCGTGGTGGGACTGTCTGGCACAGAAAAGGAGAAAGGCCAGTGTGGCATTGGGAAGTCGTGTCTGTGTAACCGCTTTGTACGACCAAGTGCAGATGACTTCCACTTGGACCACACATCCGTCCTAAGCACTAGTGATTTTGGGGGCCGTGTCGTGAACAATGACCACTTTCTCTACTGGGGTGAAGTGGTTCGATGCCTGGAGGACTCTGTTGAATGCAAGGTCCATGTGGTGGAGCAGACAGAGTTCATTGATGATCAGACCTTCCAGCCTCATCGCAGTACAGCACTGCAGCCTTACATTAAACGAGCAGCCTCCACCAAGCTGGCCTCTGCCGAAAAACTCATGTACTTCTGCACAGATCAGTTGGGTTTGGAACAAGACTTTGAGCAAAAGCAGATGCCTGAGGGCAAGCTGCTCATAGATGGCTTCCTGTTATGTGTGGATGTTAGTCGTGGTATGAACAGGAACTTTGATGACCAGCTAAAGTTTGTGTCCAACTTATACACTCAGCTAGCCAAGACGAAAAAGCCTATTGTACTAGTACTGACCAAGTGTGATGAAGGTGTAGAACGCTATATCCGTGATGCTCATGGATTTGCACTCAACAAAAAGAACTTGCAGGTTGTAGAAACCTCCGCACGATCTAACGTCAATGTAGATTTAGCATTTACTGCCCTGGTTCAGCTGATTGACAAAAGCAGAGGAAAATCTAAGATCATTCCATACTTTGAGGCTCTGAAGCAGCAAAGCCAACAGATTGCAGCGGCAAAAGATAAATATGAGTGGCTGGTGAGTCGAGTAGTCAAGTCTCACAATGATACTTGGCTCAGTGTTAACTTGCGCATGCAAGGCTCAAATGAGTATCAGGATTATATGTACCTGGAAGGCACTGACAAAGCCAAGAAGCTTTTCAACCAGCATGTGCAAAGGCTCAAACAAGATCACATAGAACGCCGGCGTAAGGTTTATCTGTCCAGTTTGCCAGTTGCCCTAGACAGCCTTGTGCCTGACCTTGATGAAATAGACCACCTGAACTGGGCAAAGGTGGCTAAATTGCTGGAGACTAAAGCAGACTTCCATAAGTGGTTTGTGGTCTTGGATGATACACCTTGGGACCTAACAAGTCACATTGACAAGATGGAGGATAACCGCATACCTTATGACCTATTGGATTTGCAGGCAGCTGCAGATGTGTACAGTGTTCATCTAGAGAAACTCAAGACTGCCAGGAAAAAGTCAGAAATGAAGAGAGCTTTCAAGGAGAACCTTGGCACATCTCCATTCATCACACCAGGAAAGCCTTGGGAGGAGGCTCGCAGTTTTATTATGAGTGAGGAGTTTTACCAGTGGCTGGAAGAACCAGTATACATGGATATCTACAGCAGACATCAAAAAGAGATAATTGACAAGGCCAAGGAAGAGTTTCATGAACTGTTGCTTGAGTACTCAGAGCTGTTCTATGAGTTGGGTCTTGATGCCAAGCCCAGTAAAGAGAAGGTCCATGTGATTCAGGATGTTTTAGGTGAAGAGCAGCGTTTCAAAGCACTGCAGAAACTTCAGGCAGATCGAGATGCCCTCATCCTCAAACATATTCACTTTGTCTATCATCCTACTAAGGATACTTGCCCTATTAACCCTTTCTGTGTAGATACAAAGATTGAGCATCTGCTAAACTCTCGGTGCACATACCCATATGACCGTGTCCACAAGGACCCAAATGTGGACAGGATCAACTTGGTTATCCTTGGCAAGGATGGACTTGCACGGGAACTTGCCAATGAGATCCGAGCCCTGTGCACCAATGACGACAAGTATGTAATTGATGGAAAAATGTATGAACTCTCCTTGAGACCCATTGAGGGCAATGTACGGCTCCCTGTCAACTCATTTCAGACGCCCACCTTCCAGCCCCATGGCTGCCTTTGCCTGTATAACTCCAAGGAGTCTCTTACTTATGTGGTGGAGAGTATTGAGAAGAGCCGAGAGTCTAGTCTAGGCCGTAGAGAAAATCACCTGCTTCATTTGCCACTTACTTTAATCCTTGTCAATAGGAGGGGAGATACAGGTGGAGAGACCGCATACAGCCTCATTCAGCAAGGTCATCAGACAGCTAGCAAGCTGCAGTGCATCTTCCTTGATGCTGCTTCTACAGGATTGGGCTATGGTCGTAATGTTAATGAGAAGCAGATCAGCCAGATCCTTAGGGGGCTGCTTGAATCCAAAAGAAATCTGAATCTCATAAGCACTACACCAAGCATCAAAGATCTAGCTGACTGTGACCTTCGTATTGTCATGTGCCTGATGTGTGGAGATCATTTTAACATAGAGGATGTGATAAATGCTCTAAAACCCCACACTTTTCGACCTCCTCAGTGTGGTCTTGGTGGCTCTGTACTGCTTGACCTGCCAATCGGGAGTCAGAAGCGACGCCTGGAGCTACTCATCTCATCATATCATGCATCCTTTAACATTCGCAAAACTCGACTGGTACATGGTTATATGGTCTTCTATGCAGCTAAGAGACGCGCATCCCTAGCTATGCTGCGGGCCTTTCTGTGTGAAGTACAGGACATTATCCCTATTCAGCTCGTTGCTCTGACAGAAGGTCCTGAAACACTATTGGACAATGTGGCGCGGGATCAACTGAAGGAGGCAGAGGAGATAGCTCAGGATATTGATGGAAAATTCCTGACATTACCATGTGGACAGGCACAACCCAAGTTTGACTTATTCTATCCCTATTTTAAGGATGTCATGGAGAAGAAAGTAATCATTGAAGCATCACACATGTATGATAACACAGCAGAGGCTTGTAGCACGACCGAAGAAGTGTTCAGCTCACCTCGTGCAGGTTCACCTCTTTGCAATTCCCATCTGCATGACTCTGAAGAGGACCCAGATACACCCTCTCAGCACAATCTGTTCCGGGATGAGTCAAGCATGGGAACGCACCACAGGGAACACTCAAAATTGGCCAGAGAACTGGAGGAGAGTGAGAATCTCCCCTACATCTCTGTCATGAGCACCTTAGAGAGCAAACTCAACAACAAGGTACCTCCACCCCTCAAACCAAAGCCCCCAATCCCATTTGAAATCTCCAAGGCTGATCTATCCTACCTAGAAGCAGGGGGAAGGGACGGGCACAGGAGGTCCCTGACCTCCATCACCTGGCCCCCATCTGAATCATTTGACCCTTCGGATTATGCTGAGCCTATGGACTCTGTGGTTAAACCAAGGAACCAGGAAGAAAATATCTATTCCGTGCCCCATGACAGTACCCAAGGCAAGATAATCACGATCCGAAATACAAACAAGCCCCAGTCCAATGGTAGTGGCAATGGCTCAGACAGTGATATAGACACAAACTCACTGGAGAGAGCACGAAAAGCATCCATAATTACCAAGCCAGTCATGTACCGTACCAAGTGTGCCAAACTTGGAAAATTCTCCAGCTATCGAAGCAGCTTGAGTGTAGGAAGTGACGATGAACTGGGACCAATGCGAACGAAAGAGCAAGAGATTGGAACTCCAGGACCGAAGGGCGACAACACTTCAAATTCCTTTGAGGGAGATGGAGAGGACCCACGTAGGAGAAACATACTGCGCAGCTTGAGAAGGACTGCTAAG AAAACGAAAACCAAGGTTCGTCCTCCCATCTCCAAGACTATGTGGGAGAGTAACTACTTTGGAATTCCACTATCTAGTGTTGTGACTCCTGAAAGGCCTATCCCCATATTCATTGAGAAGTGTGTGGAGTACATAGAAGCCACGGgtgagg GGATGAGCACTGAAGGTATTTATCGTGTTAGTGGGAACAAATCCGAAATGGATTCTTTGCAAAGGCAGTTTGATCAAG ATCATGACCTGGATTTGGCAGAGAAAGATTTCACAGTGAACACTGTGGCTGGAGCCATGAAGAGTTTCTTCTCTGAGCTGCCAGACCCTCTAGTGCCATACAATATGCAGGCTGAGCTGGTGGAAGCATACA AGATTAATGATCAAGAGCAGAAACTTCAGGCCATGAAAGATCTTCTCAAGAAATTCCCCAAGGAAAATCATGAGATCTTCAAATATGTCATTAGTCACCTGAACCG GGTGAGCCAACATCATCATATAAATCTCATGACTAGCGAGAATCTTTCCATTTGTTTTTGGCCAACGTTGATGCGCCCAGATTTCACCACCATGGATGCTCTGACAGCGACTCGCACCTACCAGACAATCATCGAGCTCTTCATCCATCAGTGCCCTTTCTTCTTTTACCAGCGCCCTCCCATGGACCTACCTACTCCAAGCTCCCCTTCTACTCCTCCTCTTTCTCAGCCTTCTCCTCCTCAGTCTCCTCCTCTAACCCCCGTGTCACCTTCGCAGACCCTGCTACCCACCGAGCAGAACATCCTGTGA
- the ARHGAP35 gene encoding rho GTPase-activating protein 35 isoform X2, with translation MMMARKQDVRVPTYSVGVVGLSGTEKEKGQCGIGKSCLCNRFVRPSADDFHLDHTSVLSTSDFGGRVVNNDHFLYWGEVVRCLEDSVECKVHVVEQTEFIDDQTFQPHRSTALQPYIKRAASTKLASAEKLMYFCTDQLGLEQDFEQKQMPEGKLLIDGFLLCVDVSRGMNRNFDDQLKFVSNLYTQLAKTKKPIVLVLTKCDEGVERYIRDAHGFALNKKNLQVVETSARSNVNVDLAFTALVQLIDKSRGKSKIIPYFEALKQQSQQIAAAKDKYEWLVSRVVKSHNDTWLSVNLRMQGSNEYQDYMYLEGTDKAKKLFNQHVQRLKQDHIERRRKVYLSSLPVALDSLVPDLDEIDHLNWAKVAKLLETKADFHKWFVVLDDTPWDLTSHIDKMEDNRIPYDLLDLQAAADVYSVHLEKLKTARKKSEMKRAFKENLGTSPFITPGKPWEEARSFIMSEEFYQWLEEPVYMDIYSRHQKEIIDKAKEEFHELLLEYSELFYELGLDAKPSKEKVHVIQDVLGEEQRFKALQKLQADRDALILKHIHFVYHPTKDTCPINPFCVDTKIEHLLNSRCTYPYDRVHKDPNVDRINLVILGKDGLARELANEIRALCTNDDKYVIDGKMYELSLRPIEGNVRLPVNSFQTPTFQPHGCLCLYNSKESLTYVVESIEKSRESSLGRRENHLLHLPLTLILVNRRGDTGGETAYSLIQQGHQTASKLQCIFLDAASTGLGYGRNVNEKQISQILRGLLESKRNLNLISTTPSIKDLADCDLRIVMCLMCGDHFNIEDVINALKPHTFRPPQCGLGGSVLLDLPIGSQKRRLELLISSYHASFNIRKTRLVHGYMVFYAAKRRASLAMLRAFLCEVQDIIPIQLVALTEGPETLLDNVARDQLKEAEEIAQDIDGKFLTLPCGQAQPKFDLFYPYFKDVMEKKVIIEASHMYDNTAEACSTTEEVFSSPRAGSPLCNSHLHDSEEDPDTPSQHNLFRDESSMGTHHREHSKLARELEESENLPYISVMSTLESKLNNKVPPPLKPKPPIPFEISKADLSYLEAGGRDGHRRSLTSITWPPSESFDPSDYAEPMDSVVKPRNQEENIYSVPHDSTQGKIITIRNTNKPQSNGSGNGSDSDIDTNSLERARKASIITKPVMYRTKCAKLGKFSSYRSSLSVGSDDELGPMRTKEQEIGTPGPKGDNTSNSFEGDGEDPRRRNILRSLRRTAKKTKTKVRPPISKTMWESNYFGIPLSSVVTPERPIPIFIEKCVEYIEATGMSTEGIYRVSGNKSEMDSLQRQFDQDHDLDLAEKDFTVNTVAGAMKSFFSELPDPLVPYNMQAELVEAYKINDQEQKLQAMKDLLKKFPKENHEIFKYVISHLNRVSQHHHINLMTSENLSICFWPTLMRPDFTTMDALTATRTYQTIIELFIHQCPFFFYQRPPMDLPTPSSPSTPPLSQPSPPQSPPLTPVSPSQTLLPTEQNIL, from the exons ATGATGATGGCACGGAAACAAGATGTGCGCGTGCCCACCTATAGTGTCGGCGTGGTGGGACTGTCTGGCACAGAAAAGGAGAAAGGCCAGTGTGGCATTGGGAAGTCGTGTCTGTGTAACCGCTTTGTACGACCAAGTGCAGATGACTTCCACTTGGACCACACATCCGTCCTAAGCACTAGTGATTTTGGGGGCCGTGTCGTGAACAATGACCACTTTCTCTACTGGGGTGAAGTGGTTCGATGCCTGGAGGACTCTGTTGAATGCAAGGTCCATGTGGTGGAGCAGACAGAGTTCATTGATGATCAGACCTTCCAGCCTCATCGCAGTACAGCACTGCAGCCTTACATTAAACGAGCAGCCTCCACCAAGCTGGCCTCTGCCGAAAAACTCATGTACTTCTGCACAGATCAGTTGGGTTTGGAACAAGACTTTGAGCAAAAGCAGATGCCTGAGGGCAAGCTGCTCATAGATGGCTTCCTGTTATGTGTGGATGTTAGTCGTGGTATGAACAGGAACTTTGATGACCAGCTAAAGTTTGTGTCCAACTTATACACTCAGCTAGCCAAGACGAAAAAGCCTATTGTACTAGTACTGACCAAGTGTGATGAAGGTGTAGAACGCTATATCCGTGATGCTCATGGATTTGCACTCAACAAAAAGAACTTGCAGGTTGTAGAAACCTCCGCACGATCTAACGTCAATGTAGATTTAGCATTTACTGCCCTGGTTCAGCTGATTGACAAAAGCAGAGGAAAATCTAAGATCATTCCATACTTTGAGGCTCTGAAGCAGCAAAGCCAACAGATTGCAGCGGCAAAAGATAAATATGAGTGGCTGGTGAGTCGAGTAGTCAAGTCTCACAATGATACTTGGCTCAGTGTTAACTTGCGCATGCAAGGCTCAAATGAGTATCAGGATTATATGTACCTGGAAGGCACTGACAAAGCCAAGAAGCTTTTCAACCAGCATGTGCAAAGGCTCAAACAAGATCACATAGAACGCCGGCGTAAGGTTTATCTGTCCAGTTTGCCAGTTGCCCTAGACAGCCTTGTGCCTGACCTTGATGAAATAGACCACCTGAACTGGGCAAAGGTGGCTAAATTGCTGGAGACTAAAGCAGACTTCCATAAGTGGTTTGTGGTCTTGGATGATACACCTTGGGACCTAACAAGTCACATTGACAAGATGGAGGATAACCGCATACCTTATGACCTATTGGATTTGCAGGCAGCTGCAGATGTGTACAGTGTTCATCTAGAGAAACTCAAGACTGCCAGGAAAAAGTCAGAAATGAAGAGAGCTTTCAAGGAGAACCTTGGCACATCTCCATTCATCACACCAGGAAAGCCTTGGGAGGAGGCTCGCAGTTTTATTATGAGTGAGGAGTTTTACCAGTGGCTGGAAGAACCAGTATACATGGATATCTACAGCAGACATCAAAAAGAGATAATTGACAAGGCCAAGGAAGAGTTTCATGAACTGTTGCTTGAGTACTCAGAGCTGTTCTATGAGTTGGGTCTTGATGCCAAGCCCAGTAAAGAGAAGGTCCATGTGATTCAGGATGTTTTAGGTGAAGAGCAGCGTTTCAAAGCACTGCAGAAACTTCAGGCAGATCGAGATGCCCTCATCCTCAAACATATTCACTTTGTCTATCATCCTACTAAGGATACTTGCCCTATTAACCCTTTCTGTGTAGATACAAAGATTGAGCATCTGCTAAACTCTCGGTGCACATACCCATATGACCGTGTCCACAAGGACCCAAATGTGGACAGGATCAACTTGGTTATCCTTGGCAAGGATGGACTTGCACGGGAACTTGCCAATGAGATCCGAGCCCTGTGCACCAATGACGACAAGTATGTAATTGATGGAAAAATGTATGAACTCTCCTTGAGACCCATTGAGGGCAATGTACGGCTCCCTGTCAACTCATTTCAGACGCCCACCTTCCAGCCCCATGGCTGCCTTTGCCTGTATAACTCCAAGGAGTCTCTTACTTATGTGGTGGAGAGTATTGAGAAGAGCCGAGAGTCTAGTCTAGGCCGTAGAGAAAATCACCTGCTTCATTTGCCACTTACTTTAATCCTTGTCAATAGGAGGGGAGATACAGGTGGAGAGACCGCATACAGCCTCATTCAGCAAGGTCATCAGACAGCTAGCAAGCTGCAGTGCATCTTCCTTGATGCTGCTTCTACAGGATTGGGCTATGGTCGTAATGTTAATGAGAAGCAGATCAGCCAGATCCTTAGGGGGCTGCTTGAATCCAAAAGAAATCTGAATCTCATAAGCACTACACCAAGCATCAAAGATCTAGCTGACTGTGACCTTCGTATTGTCATGTGCCTGATGTGTGGAGATCATTTTAACATAGAGGATGTGATAAATGCTCTAAAACCCCACACTTTTCGACCTCCTCAGTGTGGTCTTGGTGGCTCTGTACTGCTTGACCTGCCAATCGGGAGTCAGAAGCGACGCCTGGAGCTACTCATCTCATCATATCATGCATCCTTTAACATTCGCAAAACTCGACTGGTACATGGTTATATGGTCTTCTATGCAGCTAAGAGACGCGCATCCCTAGCTATGCTGCGGGCCTTTCTGTGTGAAGTACAGGACATTATCCCTATTCAGCTCGTTGCTCTGACAGAAGGTCCTGAAACACTATTGGACAATGTGGCGCGGGATCAACTGAAGGAGGCAGAGGAGATAGCTCAGGATATTGATGGAAAATTCCTGACATTACCATGTGGACAGGCACAACCCAAGTTTGACTTATTCTATCCCTATTTTAAGGATGTCATGGAGAAGAAAGTAATCATTGAAGCATCACACATGTATGATAACACAGCAGAGGCTTGTAGCACGACCGAAGAAGTGTTCAGCTCACCTCGTGCAGGTTCACCTCTTTGCAATTCCCATCTGCATGACTCTGAAGAGGACCCAGATACACCCTCTCAGCACAATCTGTTCCGGGATGAGTCAAGCATGGGAACGCACCACAGGGAACACTCAAAATTGGCCAGAGAACTGGAGGAGAGTGAGAATCTCCCCTACATCTCTGTCATGAGCACCTTAGAGAGCAAACTCAACAACAAGGTACCTCCACCCCTCAAACCAAAGCCCCCAATCCCATTTGAAATCTCCAAGGCTGATCTATCCTACCTAGAAGCAGGGGGAAGGGACGGGCACAGGAGGTCCCTGACCTCCATCACCTGGCCCCCATCTGAATCATTTGACCCTTCGGATTATGCTGAGCCTATGGACTCTGTGGTTAAACCAAGGAACCAGGAAGAAAATATCTATTCCGTGCCCCATGACAGTACCCAAGGCAAGATAATCACGATCCGAAATACAAACAAGCCCCAGTCCAATGGTAGTGGCAATGGCTCAGACAGTGATATAGACACAAACTCACTGGAGAGAGCACGAAAAGCATCCATAATTACCAAGCCAGTCATGTACCGTACCAAGTGTGCCAAACTTGGAAAATTCTCCAGCTATCGAAGCAGCTTGAGTGTAGGAAGTGACGATGAACTGGGACCAATGCGAACGAAAGAGCAAGAGATTGGAACTCCAGGACCGAAGGGCGACAACACTTCAAATTCCTTTGAGGGAGATGGAGAGGACCCACGTAGGAGAAACATACTGCGCAGCTTGAGAAGGACTGCTAAG AAAACGAAAACCAAGGTTCGTCCTCCCATCTCCAAGACTATGTGGGAGAGTAACTACTTTGGAATTCCACTATCTAGTGTTGTGACTCCTGAAAGGCCTATCCCCATATTCATTGAGAAGTGTGTGGAGTACATAGAAGCCACGG GGATGAGCACTGAAGGTATTTATCGTGTTAGTGGGAACAAATCCGAAATGGATTCTTTGCAAAGGCAGTTTGATCAAG ATCATGACCTGGATTTGGCAGAGAAAGATTTCACAGTGAACACTGTGGCTGGAGCCATGAAGAGTTTCTTCTCTGAGCTGCCAGACCCTCTAGTGCCATACAATATGCAGGCTGAGCTGGTGGAAGCATACA AGATTAATGATCAAGAGCAGAAACTTCAGGCCATGAAAGATCTTCTCAAGAAATTCCCCAAGGAAAATCATGAGATCTTCAAATATGTCATTAGTCACCTGAACCG GGTGAGCCAACATCATCATATAAATCTCATGACTAGCGAGAATCTTTCCATTTGTTTTTGGCCAACGTTGATGCGCCCAGATTTCACCACCATGGATGCTCTGACAGCGACTCGCACCTACCAGACAATCATCGAGCTCTTCATCCATCAGTGCCCTTTCTTCTTTTACCAGCGCCCTCCCATGGACCTACCTACTCCAAGCTCCCCTTCTACTCCTCCTCTTTCTCAGCCTTCTCCTCCTCAGTCTCCTCCTCTAACCCCCGTGTCACCTTCGCAGACCCTGCTACCCACCGAGCAGAACATCCTGTGA